The following are encoded together in the Tetrapisispora phaffii CBS 4417 chromosome 5, complete genome genome:
- the TPHA0E03595 gene encoding homeobox domain-containing protein (ancestral locus Anc_1.122): protein MSMSIELTLESLQNACKDILSIYNESSSDHRKKFLPKEARLFLERVFEKKQSLNSKERDAIAKKCGLTPLQVRVWFINKRMRTK from the exons ATGTCAATGTCAATCGAACTTACCTTAGAATCATTACAGAATGCTTGCAAAGATATACTCTCA ATTTATAACGAATCCTCGAGTGACCATCGAAAAAAGTTTTTACCAAAGGAAGCACGTTTGTTTTTGGAACGAGTCTTTGAGAAGAAGCAgtctttaaattcaaaagaacGGGATGCTATAGCCAAAAAGTGTGGTCTAACTCCTCTACAAGTCAGAGTTTGG TTCATCAACAAGCGCATGAGGACCAAGTGA
- the SWI6 gene encoding transcriptional regulator SWI6 (similar to Saccharomyces cerevisiae SWI6 (YLR182W); ancestral locus Anc_1.60), whose amino-acid sequence MSIVSVSGQFKLHDFTLQRNVDNGYFLLEPVLRLLKTFTYQNVSDDYLLSHYNILVATSADGSKWIPEEKAAQLLEVCDEDGKLKVFFDGLVSKKHDSEIKLDEEFVSEPLKLHQAKEVSFAASEEEQLKLEMFLQKVVGEDQDEKREFYSVLKELDEMYPNVELNFNLKVDEFGNTPLHWLASVGKVDLVESLVKNGANVFIGDDNGQTAIVKAVKCINNYERGTFEKLLHYLFPCLLVVDREGRTIFHHIALASGQPGYSVVSKYYLDVLMGYVVNNQNHVLKELNLKWIIANMLNVCDNNGDTSLNIAAKIGSSSLVETLMDYGTDPSIKNNSGLNALDFKDNKYKECDLVDNISNNMASLGNREPNPETHTKEAQDILNNITSLLGNIKSDYEEEVKKNNKVLALLHEELNEKRTVLAASRESLVEARQGFDQSIILLEQINNLNKYIDMELDKDEVEIEMDDDLNIESLESQEPSSLSIAQLNALNIHNEAQKRYNEQLSRILEGIEEKQSDLEGKFRRVLSLCLKIEEHKVDAMLDGLLQAISSEDPQDVDTDEMQHFLKKHARI is encoded by the coding sequence ATGAGTATAGTGTCTGTTTCTGGGCAATTCAAGTTGCATGATTTCACTTTGCAACGGAATGTTGATAATGGTTATTTTTTACTTGAACCAGTGTTAAGATTGTTGAAGACGTTTACTTATCAGAATGTCAGTGATGATTATTTGTTGTCCCATTATAACATTTTAGTGGCGACTAGTGCGGATGGATCTAAATGGATTCCAGAGGAAAAGGCGGCTCAATTGTTAGAGGTTTGTGATGAAGATGGAAAGTTGAAGGTTTTCTTTGACGGTCTAGTCAGTAAGAAGCATGATAGTGAAATTAAGTTGGATGAGGAGTTTGTATCTGAGCCATTGAAGTTGCACCAGGCAAAAGAAGTTAGTTTTGCAGCAAGCGAAGAAGAACAGTTAAAGTTGGAGATGTTTTTGCAAAAAGTTGTTGGAGAAGATCAAGATGAGAAACGTGAGTTCTATTCTGTTTTGAAAGAACTTGATGAAATGTATCCTAATGTTGAGTTgaattttaatttgaaagtTGATGAATTTGGAAACACACCGCTTCATTGGCTTGCGTCTGTCGGTAAGGTCGATTTGGTTGAATCGTTGGTTAAGAACGGTGCTAATGTTTTCATAGGCGATGATAATGGGCAAACGGCTATAGTGAAGGCAGTCAAATGTATAAACAACTATGAACGTGGTACGTTCGAGAAGTTGTTGCATTATTTGTTCCCTTGTTTATTAGTTGTAGATAGAGAAGgtagaacaatcttccatCACATTGCTCTTGCGTCTGGGCAACCTGGATATTCGGTTGTATCCAAGTATTATCTAGATGTGTTGATGGGCTATGTGGTTAACAACCAAAACCATGTcttaaaagaattgaacTTGAAATGGATTATCGCAAACATGTTAAATGTTTGCGATAATAATGGTGACACCAGTCTAAATATTGCAGCCAAGATCGGATCGTCATCTCTTGTAGAGACGTTGATGGATTACGGCACAGATCCAAGCATAAAGAACAACTCCGGTTTGAATGCTTTAGATTTTAAGGACAATAAGTATAAGGAATGTGACTTAGTTGACAATATATCCAATAATATGGCATCACTTGGAAATCGTGAACCAAATCCAGAAACGCATACCAAAGAGGCGCAAGACATTCTAAACAATATAACAAGTCTCCTTGGTAATATTAAGTCAGATTACGAGGAGGAGGTTAAGAAGAATAATAAAGTGTTAGCGTTATTGCatgaagaattaaatgaaaagagAACAGTGTTGGCCGCGAGTCGAGAGTCGTTGGTTGAAGCCAGACAAGGTTTTGATCAATCgataattttattagagcaaattaataacttaaataaatatatagatatgGAACTAGATAAAGATGAAGTCGAGATTGAAATGGACGATGACCTTAATATTGAGTCATTGGAATCTCAAGAACCATCGTCGTTATCAATCGCTCAACTAAATGCTCTGAATATTCATAATGAAGCGCAAAAAAGATACAACGAGCAGCTTAGTAGGATACTGGAAGGGATCGAAGAGAAGCAGAGTGATTTAGAAGGGAAATTTCGAAGAGTGTTGTCTCTGTGTTTAAAGATTGAGGAGCATAAAGTTGATGCTATGCTTGATGGATTGTTGCAGGCCATTTCCTCCGAGGATCCACAAGATGTCGATACAGACGAAATGcaacattttttgaaaaagcACGCACGTATCTAA
- the MATALPHA2 gene encoding homeodomain mating type protein alpha2 (similar to Saccharomyces cerevisiae MATALPHA2 (YCR039C); ancestral locus Anc_1.121), producing the protein MNKIPINKLLNPSQHYNLTEKLQQINITLSNLCTKLPDTITDLTEADHRELQDILLYLTTVVKQQELKKEEIMLVKTTYQLCTTLTLMVKSCKQENDKENKENEIIKYESGTSDNSETNSSCNSSDNEDKNSILVFNVITQDMMNNNKKNNKSYRGHRLPKKNVQYLEDWYMDHRKNPYLNEINIKLLMSKTSLSRIQVKNWISNRRRKEKSITISPEVSALLRDNKTITS; encoded by the exons ATGAATAAAATCCcaataaacaaattattaaatccCTCTCAACATTATAATCTAACAGAAAA ACtacaacaaataaatataacacTATCTAATTTATGCACTAAACTACCAGATACCATTACTGATTTAACAGAAGCTGACCATAGAGAATTACAGGATAtactattatatttgaCTACCGTAGTAAAACAACAAgaattaaagaaagaagaaataatgTTAGTAAAAACAACTTATCAATTATGTACAACATTAACATTAATGGTAAAAAGTTGTAAacaagaaaatgataaagagaataaagaaaatgaaattatcaaatacGAGTCTGGCACCAGTGATAATTCTGAAACTAATTCAAGCTGTAACTCATCTGacaatgaagataaaaacAGTATACTTGTATTTAATGTAATAACACAAGATAtgatgaataataataagaagaaTAACAAATCCTATAGAGGTCATAGACTACCTAAAAAAAATGTGCAATACTTAGAAGATTGGTATATGGATCACAGAAAAAACCCATATctaaatgaaattaatattaaattactAATGAGTAAGACATCTCTATCAAGAATACAGGTTAAAAATTGGATCTCaaatagaagaagaaaagagaaATCTATAACGATATCACCAGAGGTGTCAGCATTACTACGTGATAATAAGACAATTACTTCTTAA
- the TPHA0E03620 gene encoding uncharacterized protein (similar to Saccharomyces cerevisiae MATALPHA1 (YCR040W); ancestral locus Anc_1.120), which yields MSSVSTWSKQPLFKVSLNKKRIRSIKIKTHKNNVQLKKQRSHQFIAENFKLKIPYPPTCLLRSIDAELRRIEIKKSIVAQDVNSLFNVELTWDEDNVLSDDDINDDIAYINYSSEEELLFKKSLNSFIAFRAYNAQFGNGLNQHLLSHLLSLAWHSAPEQHHVWDVFAQQFNFVKPKCGFVEWVGQTYEREWCTE from the coding sequence atgtcTTCTGTTTCTACTTGGTCAAAACAACCACTATTCAAAGTTTCTTTGaataagaaaagaattagaagTATAAAGATTAAAACACATAAAAACAATGTCCAGTTAAAGAAGCAAAGATCTCATCAGTTTATAGCAGAGAATTTTAAGCTAAAGATACCTTATCCTCCCACATGTCTACTTAGGAGTATAGATGCTGAGTTACGTAGGATAGAGATTAAGAAGAGTATAGTAGCACAAGACgttaattctttatttaatgtaGAGTTGACATGGGATGAAGATAATGTATTATCCgatgatgatattaatgatgatataGCGTATATAAACTACTCTTCAGAAGAAGAACTACTTTTTAAAAAGTCTTTGAACTCTTTTATTGCATTTAGAGCATATAATGCTCAATTTGGAAATGGCCTTAATCAACACCTACTATCTCATTTACTATCACTAGCTTGGCATTCAGCACCAGAACAACATCATGTTTGGGACGTCTTCGCGCaacaatttaattttgtcaAGCCCAAGTGTGGGTTTGTGGAGTGGGTAGGGCAAACATATGAGCGGGAGTGGTGTACCGAATAA
- the RCY1 gene encoding Rcy1p (similar to Saccharomyces cerevisiae RCY1 (YJL204C); ancestral locus Anc_1.131), with protein sequence MEGILKVRNIVVEIASDLNPTDYLNFKAVNKNVYNEILSDEVDQTYWSKRLQLLDLKETQENITDDQFANLTAVDIFDKIVNFNKKQSKHIYIKFYGCFKDYCDKLSNSDLGTLFSAEEENDPVLEAKVLMNIYRFNASNDVEDSYYGKVKEQLDIVKELFVNSVLKELEKNYKLKNYEEVSKFMGVLFLVKESTVAVDFFNSEFDTEYTISLPDNIFKEINTLIIDNQSLSNLIEDESSADHSMKFKRMKVLNKSLVKESLGKIFEYIFNVVDVVYQVFGDNYDNGRFVVEKYIGYFMDLVDIHFEEKENLMELPKFYKLTNEAIDAVFGEEEYFKKLIKDDIDVHLKSKKEYYLETIPSFFNQQLKDLRTNPVKKEDDKVKKSKDDSLRLATLFKKKPNDKDEITEQEMPKVDVKSLVNVEYYENVLKLSEQVLDDIDQFGGDKKKIYDIIVKRISVDGIRHEYKGVVGELGRGEIGLVMFTEVVNIWDMIVHKVVVFEGRSEEGRLEMLLDEIVGEGLNIGISKMMREVENILLGVAYNQQQVIDVEATEAAHKVIDLLKQNCFLLKGEAIAEVFQQEIGERLFNELVKLIKRSTISTQGALYLISDLNLYYDFITYKLKQKNIVPLFAGLKSIGQLFLISTNDSKELGKMIAAGSQGIFSQEEIYEFVQRRSDWFKVKRDVEKAIYGLDCILI encoded by the coding sequence ATGGAGGGAATATTAAAAGTTCGCaatattgttgttgaaaTAGCATCTGATTTGAATCCCActgattatttaaatttcaaagcTGTGAACAAAAATGTctataatgaaattttatcagACGAGGTAGACCAAACTTATTGGTCCAAGAGGCTACAATTATTAGACTTGAAGGAAACTCAAGAAAATATAACTGATGATCAATTTGCGAATTTAACGGCAGtagatatttttgataaaattgttaacttcaataaaaaacaaagtaaacatatttatattaaattttatggATGTTTCAAGGACTATTGCGATAAATTGAGCAATAGTGATTTAGGTACTTTGTTTTCAGCAGAAGAGGAGAATGACCCTGTTTTAGAAGCTAAGgtattaatgaatatttatagaTTCAATGCTTCTAATGATGTGGAAGATAGTTATTATGGTAAAGTTAAGGAGCAGTTGGATATAGTGAAGGAGCTATTTGTTAATTCTGTTTTGAAGGAGTTGGAAAAGaattataaattgaaaaactaTGAAGAAGTCAGTAAGTTTATGGGTGTTCTTTTCCTAGTTAAGGAATCTACAGTAGCAgttgatttttttaattctgaGTTTGATACAGAGTACACAATATCCTTACctgataatattttcaaggaaataaatacattaattattgataatCAAAGTTTGAGCAATTTAATTGAAGATGAGAGTAGTGCCGATCATTCTATGAAGTTTAAGAGGATGAaagttttaaataaaagttTAGTGAAAGAGTCATTAGGTAAGATATTTgagtatatatttaatgttgTTGATGTCGTTTACCAGGTTTTTGGTGATAATTATGACAACGGGAGATTTGTGGTTGAGAAATATATTGGATATTTTATGGATCTTGTTGATATTCACTTTGAAGAGAAGGAGAACTTAATGGAATTaccaaaattttataaattgaCAAATGAAGCTATTGATGCTGTTTTTGGtgaagaagaatattttaaaaagttaATTAAAGATGATATTGATGTGCATTTAAAATCGAAGAAGGAGTACTATTTAGAGACTATTCCATCATTTTTTAACCAACAGCTTAAAGATCTAAGAACAAATCCTGTCAAGAAAGAAGATGATAAAGTTAAGAAAAGTAAAGATGATTCTTTAAGATTGGCAACACTTTTTAAGAAGAAACCAAATGACAAGGATGAGATTACAGAACAGGAAATGCCTAAGGTTGACGTTAAAAGTTTAGTTAATGTTGAGTATTATGAAAATGTTCTGAAGCTTTCTGAACAAGTTTTAGACGATATTGATCAATTTGGTGGAgataagaagaaaatatatgatataATAGTGAAAAGGATAAGTGTTGATGGGATAAGGCATGAATACAAGGGAGTTGTTGGGGAGTTGGGTCGAGGGGAGATTGGATTAGTTATGTTTACGGAGGTTGTTAATATTTGGGATATGATAGTACATAAAGTGGTTGTGTTTGAGGGTCGATCTGAGGAGGGTCGACTTGAAATGTTGTTGGACGAGATTGTAGGGGAGGGATTGAACATTGGGATTAGCAAGATGATGAGAGAAGTGGAGAATATATTGCTGGGGGTAGCTTACAATCAACAGCAAGTGATTGATGTTGAAGCGACGGAAGCAGCGCATAAAGTGATCGACCTATTAAAGCAAAATTGTTTCTTACTGAAAGGAGAAGCGATCGCAGAAGTGTTTCAACAAGAAATAGGCGAGAGGTTATTCAATGAGCTGGTAAAACTCATCAAGAGATCAACCATCTCAACGCAAGGTGCTTTGTATTTAATATCTGATTTGAATCTTTACTATGATTTTATTACATATAAACTTAAACAAAAGAACATAGTGCCTTTATTTGCTGGACTTAAATCAATTGGGcaattgtttttaatttctaCCAACGACTCCAAAGAACTAGGAAAAATGATTGCGGCCGGTTCACAAGGGATCTTTTCCCAAGAAGAAATTTATGAATTTGTTCAAAGACGGAGCGATTGGTTTAAAGTGAAACGAGATGTAGAAAAAGCAATATATGGCTTAGATTGTATACTTATATAA